In Clostridiales bacterium, a single window of DNA contains:
- the rfbD gene encoding dTDP-4-dehydrorhamnose reductase, producing the protein MKILVTGAKGQLGSQIINIIKGGKSEIGPISASYKDSEIKGIDIDDLDITDIDKVIKFMEDYKADIIINSAAFTNVDLCESKEDEAFKANAIGARNMAIAAQNTGAKLIHISTDYVFDGNGDKPYREFDVPNPVSVYGKTKLLGEEYVKEFCSRYFIVRTAWLYGYNGRNFVKTIIKAANEKGHLDVVDDQRGCPTNAEDLSHHILKIALTDEYGIYHCTGNGECTWYDFAKKIVEYANIPCTVSPIKSDKLQRAAKRPTYSVLDNMMLRLTVGDQMRQWEDALREYICKCMDGGKR; encoded by the coding sequence TTGAAAATATTAGTTACCGGAGCGAAAGGCCAGCTTGGAAGCCAGATAATAAATATCATAAAAGGCGGCAAATCCGAAATAGGCCCTATAAGCGCATCATATAAGGATTCTGAAATAAAAGGCATAGATATAGATGATTTGGATATTACCGATATAGATAAAGTAATAAAGTTTATGGAAGATTATAAAGCCGATATAATAATCAATTCGGCTGCATTTACGAATGTCGATCTTTGCGAGTCAAAAGAAGATGAAGCATTCAAAGCCAATGCGATAGGCGCAAGAAACATGGCAATAGCAGCCCAGAATACAGGTGCAAAACTGATTCACATCTCGACGGATTATGTTTTTGACGGAAATGGAGATAAGCCTTACAGAGAATTTGATGTGCCCAATCCCGTATCCGTATATGGGAAGACAAAGCTTTTAGGCGAAGAATATGTAAAGGAATTTTGCAGCAGATACTTTATAGTCAGGACTGCATGGCTTTATGGCTATAACGGGAGAAACTTTGTAAAAACCATAATTAAGGCTGCAAATGAAAAAGGGCATCTTGACGTTGTGGACGACCAGAGGGGTTGTCCCACAAATGCGGAGGATCTGTCCCATCATATATTGAAAATAGCCCTGACAGATGAATACGGCATATACCATTGCACCGGAAACGGGGAATGCACATGGTATGATTTTGCCAAAAAGATCGTTGAATATGCAAATATACCGTGCACTGTAAGCCCGATTAAATCGGATAAACTCCAAAGAGCCGCAAAAAGGCCCACTTATTCGGTGCTTGATAATATGATGCTTAGGCTTACTGTCGGCGACCAAATGAGACAATGGGAAGATGCTTTAAGGGAATACATATGCAAATGCATGGATGGAGGCAAGAGATGA
- a CDS encoding sugar phosphate nucleotidyltransferase translates to MKGIILAGGTGSRLFPLTKVTNKHLLPVGKYPMIDHVICKLKCANIDEIMVITGKEHMGAVVNLLGSGYDYGVQFTYRIQDQPGGIAQALGLCERFVDGDRCVVILGDNIFYDDICPFVSKFEKQEKGAKILIQKVPDPERYGVAEIEGDRIISIEEKPERPKSNYCVTGIYMYDSRVFDVIKTLKPSGRGELEITDVNNWYIKDKSLTYDILKNWWTDAGTFSSLAKANELARDLNLDYILSKDYKNDDLKGTYAQKSIKGRIH, encoded by the coding sequence ATGAAAGGCATAATACTGGCAGGAGGGACAGGCTCAAGGCTTTTCCCGCTTACGAAAGTTACGAACAAACATCTTTTACCAGTTGGAAAGTATCCCATGATAGACCATGTGATATGCAAATTAAAATGTGCAAATATAGATGAGATCATGGTAATAACGGGTAAAGAGCACATGGGAGCCGTTGTCAACCTTTTGGGAAGCGGTTATGATTACGGAGTCCAATTTACATATAGAATACAGGACCAACCAGGTGGAATAGCTCAGGCCCTTGGCCTGTGCGAAAGATTTGTAGACGGCGACAGATGCGTGGTAATACTGGGAGATAATATATTCTATGATGATATTTGCCCCTTTGTATCGAAATTTGAAAAGCAGGAAAAGGGCGCAAAGATACTCATACAAAAAGTCCCTGATCCTGAAAGATACGGTGTTGCAGAGATTGAAGGGGACAGGATAATAAGCATCGAAGAAAAGCCTGAGAGGCCCAAAAGCAATTATTGCGTTACGGGCATATACATGTACGACAGCAGAGTATTCGACGTAATAAAAACTCTCAAGCCTTCAGGAAGAGGGGAACTTGAAATAACCGATGTCAACAACTGGTACATAAAGGATAAATCGCTGACCTATGACATACTTAAAAACTGGTGGACCGATGCCGGAACATTTTCATCCCTTGCAAAGGCAAACGAGCTTGCAAGAGACTTAAACCTTGACTATATACTTTCAAAAGACTATAAAAATGACGATTTAAAAGGAACTTACGCTCAAAAGAGCATAAAGGGGAGAATACATTGA
- a CDS encoding mannose-1-phosphate guanylyltransferase: MYHAVIMAGGRGERFWPESTVSCPKQFLKLVGNQTMIQSTVRRINRLIPAENIYIVTNSIYKDLVKEQLPKLKQENIIIEPAARNTAACIALACAFIRHKDSDAVMAVLPSDHLVKEEKRFINIIDMAFRKAKSGNILIALGIKPNYPETGYGYIKCGPINKDLFCRAEKFVEKPDADTAAKYMDAGNYLWNSGMFVWKADSIMKSFKKYMPGLYDSVINIEKSIGRKNRNRVIKEEYMKLENISIDYGIMEKADNIFVLPCDFGWDDVGSWTSLERLNPQDEEGNIIEGNVFGIDTKKCIVKADKKLIATVGIEDLIVIDTKDAILICRKDRAQDIKKLINEMKENSMDLYL, from the coding sequence ATGTATCATGCAGTTATCATGGCGGGCGGAAGAGGAGAGAGATTCTGGCCGGAGAGCACGGTTAGCTGTCCAAAGCAATTCTTAAAACTTGTTGGAAATCAGACAATGATACAATCGACAGTAAGAAGGATAAACAGGCTTATTCCTGCTGAAAACATATATATAGTCACCAATTCGATCTATAAAGACCTGGTCAAGGAGCAGTTGCCAAAGCTTAAACAGGAAAATATAATAATAGAGCCGGCGGCGAGAAATACCGCAGCATGCATAGCCCTTGCCTGTGCTTTTATAAGGCACAAGGACAGCGATGCAGTCATGGCGGTACTCCCATCCGATCATTTAGTAAAGGAAGAAAAAAGGTTTATTAATATTATAGATATGGCGTTTAGAAAGGCAAAATCGGGGAACATCCTCATAGCGCTCGGCATTAAACCGAATTATCCTGAAACAGGGTATGGATATATAAAATGCGGTCCGATAAATAAGGATTTATTTTGCAGGGCGGAAAAGTTTGTTGAAAAGCCGGATGCGGATACTGCCGCTAAATATATGGATGCAGGCAATTATTTATGGAACAGCGGCATGTTCGTATGGAAGGCCGATTCCATAATGAAAAGTTTTAAAAAATATATGCCAGGGCTTTATGACAGCGTGATAAATATAGAGAAATCCATTGGACGAAAAAATCGAAACAGGGTCATAAAAGAAGAATATATGAAGCTCGAGAATATATCTATCGATTACGGTATAATGGAAAAAGCCGACAATATATTTGTCCTTCCATGTGATTTTGGATGGGATGATGTAGGAAGCTGGACATCCCTTGAAAGATTAAATCCTCAGGATGAAGAGGGAAATATCATAGAGGGAAATGTGTTTGGAATTGATACAAAAAAATGCATCGTAAAAGCCGACAAAAAGTTGATAGCAACCGTAGGCATCGAGGATCTGATTGTAATAGATACAAAGGATGCTATCCTGATTTGCAGAAAAGACAGGGCACAGGATATAAAGAAACTTATTAATGAAATGAAAGAAAACAGCATGGATTTATATTTATAA